The nucleotide window CGCAAAAATTTCGCAACTCCTTTGGCGATTCGAGACCGTGGTTACAAACGCTGCCAAACCTATCGAGGTTACGGAAGGGCTGAAGTCGCTCATCCAGAGCCAGTCCGCGATGTTGGCTGCCCAATTGCAGGCCCACCACCTCACCACGTTTCCTCCGAATGCTCAAAAGGGGATTCGCAATCTCTCTCCATCCGAGGTTGCGAAGCTCCTCGGGGTGACAGAGGGCTATTTGCGGCAGATCGCATCCGAACTTCCGGACCTGAGCAATACTTCACCGGGTGGAAGGCGGTCCTATTCCGTCGAGTCAATTCACGAGATCCGCAAGCTTCTTGATGCAGGTGCGCGCGGACATCGTCGATATTTGCCCTGGCGATCGAAGGACGAGCCCCTTCAGGTTGTTAGTGTGATGAATTTCAAGGGCGGTTCGGGGAAGACCACGACGACGGCCCATTTGGCGCAATTCTTGGCGCTCAGAGGGTATCGCGTTTTGGCGATTGATCTCGATCCGCAGGCGAGCTTGTCGGCGCTATTTGGACATCAGCCGGAATTGGACGTCGGCCCGAACGAAACCCTGTATGGCGCGATCAGGTACGATGAGCACCGCCGGCCGGTCGCCGAGATCGTGCGCTCGACATACATCCCCGATCTCCACCTTATCCCAGGCAATCTCGAACTCATGGAGTTTGAGCACGACACGCCCAAGGCTCTCATGAGGCGCGCTCCCGGGGACACAATGTTCTTCGCTCGCATCGGTCAGGCGCTTTCCGAGATTCAGGATGCCTATGACGTCATTGTGGTCGATTGTCCTCCGCAGCTCGGATTCTTGACAATGTCGGCCCTAACGGCCGCCACTTCGGTTCTAATCACTGTGCATCCCCAGATGCTCGACGTCATGTCAATGAACCAATTTCTAGCGATGACCGGTGATCTCTTGGAGGAAATCAGTAAGGCCGGCGCAGCGTCGAATTATCTCTGGATGAAATATCTAATCACGCGGTTCGAACCGAGCGACGGCCCTCAAAACCAAATGGTCGCGTTTCTACGCTCCATCTTTGGCGACCATGTCT belongs to Bosea sp. NBC_00550 and includes:
- the repA gene encoding plasmid partitioning protein RepA, which translates into the protein MVTNAAKPIEVTEGLKSLIQSQSAMLAAQLQAHHLTTFPPNAQKGIRNLSPSEVAKLLGVTEGYLRQIASELPDLSNTSPGGRRSYSVESIHEIRKLLDAGARGHRRYLPWRSKDEPLQVVSVMNFKGGSGKTTTTAHLAQFLALRGYRVLAIDLDPQASLSALFGHQPELDVGPNETLYGAIRYDEHRRPVAEIVRSTYIPDLHLIPGNLELMEFEHDTPKALMRRAPGDTMFFARIGQALSEIQDAYDVIVVDCPPQLGFLTMSALTAATSVLITVHPQMLDVMSMNQFLAMTGDLLEEISKAGAASNYLWMKYLITRFEPSDGPQNQMVAFLRSIFGDHVLNHPMLKSTAISDAGLTNQTIFEVERNQFTRSTYDRALESVESVNGEIEVMIRKAWGRVAA